In Bradysia coprophila strain Holo2 unplaced genomic scaffold, BU_Bcop_v1 contig_350, whole genome shotgun sequence, a genomic segment contains:
- the LOC119080348 gene encoding uncharacterized protein LOC119080348 — protein MASQDEDSSCNRIGPWKNKDEFINVYNWLFGGNSDKSSKEMAMEMLTVWKIRRQNLTPASVLSTMEILAVQLRDDPPQTDRTAIKELQTIYSNSFTRFLNYMSSITQGRNMKTMYNTAKELGIQSFLVDLRHLCAHGQVIPSIDVFRRTASYCMKWLHDFYWEHGVNNFHDVSAQDVRMKASIDFENQMKSLVKVYDVTCEALYRKYKLVGEVEGNLDDGSYQLLEDYSSKFKRNKLNLILANVTNEMTELTNRESKVRGHAQVYSDIMCDCKYFFETASKFNNLDDDNGKVPKAVTDFIGLHQNLFRSMAVCGMIDTFFKALIDICENDHESDVRRSGASFWTNNIVDGFTLLRDVKRVLKNRKEKNSASNIDLNLVNTNDMSDEIRKIYKSLGVNCDGVLIFGDTVQRPWGVEFENDFITERILKANKYTKEMIEKVRILSKREMVDNQQTLMEWISIYTDEYVTDMDLKSDHYKGNELKSFDDDFHVNSLIPVGEVKRYGIWCEVDDDVDWTTCPIGRVPWE, from the exons ATGGCTTCGCAGGATGAGGATTCGTCTTGTAACAGGATTGGTCCATGGAAAAACAA GGACGAATTCATCAACGTTTACAATTGGTTGTTTGGTGGAAACTCTGACAAAAGCAGTAAAGAAATGGCCATGGAAATGTTGACCGTTTGGAAAATTCGACGACAAAATCTAACGCCAGCCAGTGTACTAAGTACTATGGAAAT TTTGGCCGTGCAACTGCGAGATGATCCACCACAAACGGACCGTACTGCTATCAAAGAATTGCAGACCATTTACTCCAATTCATTTACTCG GTTCCTCAACTACATGTCATCCATTACACAGGGACGCAACATGAAAACTATGTACAACACTGCGAAAGAGCTGGGAATCCAATCGTTTTTGGTTGATTTACGACATTTGTGCGCCCACGGTCAGGTCATACCGTCAATCGATGTGTTTCGTCGTACAGCCAGCTATTGCATGAAATGGCTGCACGATTTTTATTGGGAACATGGTGTGAACAACTTTCACGACGTCTCTGCCCAAGATGTTCGTATGAAGGCgtcgattgattttgaaaatcaaatgaaatctTTGGTCAAAGTGTACGATGTCACTTGCGAGGCTCTGTatcgaaaatacaaattggTCGGTGAAGTTGAAGGCAATTTGGACGATGGTAGTTACCAGTTGCTGGAGGATTATTCGTCAAAATTTAAGCGGAACAAGCTGAACCTAATTTTGGCGAATGTAACAAATGAAATGACCGAGCTCACCAACCGAGAGAGTAAGGTTCGTGGTCATGCACAGGTCTACAGCGATATTATGTGCGATTGCAAATACTTCTTCGAAACGGCAagtaaattcaataatttggaCGACGACAATGGAAAGGTACCGAAGGCCGTGACGGATTTCATTGGACTGCATCAAAATTTGTTCCGTTCGATGGCCGTGTGTGGCATGATTGACACATTTTTCAAAGCTCTGATCGACATTTGCGAAAATGACCACGAAAGCGACGTTCGTCGTTCGGGCGCTAGCTTTTGGACAAACAACATCGTCGACGGATTCACGTTGCTCAGGGACGTTAAGAGAGTGCTGAAGAATCGAAAAGAAAAG AATTCCGCAAGTAATATCGACCTGAATCTGGTCAACACCAACGACATGTCCGACGAGATacggaaaatttacaaaagttTGGGTGTAAACTGCGACGGAGTGTTGATATTCGGTGACACAGTTCAACGGCCATGGGGTGTGGAATTCGAAAATGATTTCATCACCGAGCGAATCTTGAAGGCTAACAAATACACCAAGGAAATGATTGAAAA AGTTCGAATTCTCTCCAAACGTGAAATGGTCGACAATCAACAGACACTCATGGAATGGATATCAATTTACACCGACGAGTACGTAACGGATATGGACCTCAAATCTGACCACTACAAAGGCAACGAACTGAAATCATTCGACGATGATTTCCATGTCAACAGTCTGATACCCGTTGGTGAAGTGAAACGATACGGCATTTGGTGTGAAGTTGATG ACGA